From the genome of Nodosilinea sp. PGN35, one region includes:
- the hemH gene encoding ferrochelatase, whose amino-acid sequence MGRVGVLLLNLGGPEQLDDVRPFLFNLFADPEIIRLPFPWLQRPLAWLISSSRAKQSQENYQQIGGGSPLRRITEEQADALKQVLADKGTEANIYIGMRYWYPFTEEAVAQIKRDGIENLVVLPLYPQFSISTSGSSFRLLERLWLEDPALQRIVYTAIPSWYNRPGYTEAMADLIAQELDKLETPDQAHIFFSAHGVPVSYVEEAGDPYQREIEHCTELIMKSLNRPNPHTLAYQSRVGPVEWLQPYTEDAIEQLAEQGVKDLVVVPISFVSEHIETLQEIDIEYREIAEEAGIHGFHRVPALNTHPRFIADMADMVTEALEAPRQLFSDVVQPDKKVKIYPQERSAWGLTPVAEVWNGRLAMVGFLALLLELVSGRGPLHFVGIL is encoded by the coding sequence ATGGGTCGTGTTGGGGTCTTATTACTAAATCTGGGGGGGCCAGAGCAGCTCGACGATGTTCGCCCCTTCCTGTTTAACCTGTTTGCCGATCCAGAGATCATTCGTCTGCCCTTTCCCTGGTTGCAGCGGCCCTTAGCCTGGCTGATTTCTAGCTCTCGCGCCAAGCAGTCCCAGGAGAACTACCAGCAGATTGGCGGTGGCTCCCCCCTGCGCCGCATTACCGAAGAGCAGGCCGACGCCCTCAAGCAGGTGCTGGCCGACAAGGGCACCGAGGCCAACATCTATATTGGCATGCGCTACTGGTATCCCTTCACTGAAGAGGCCGTGGCCCAAATCAAACGTGACGGCATCGAAAATCTGGTGGTGCTGCCCCTGTATCCCCAGTTTTCGATCAGCACCAGCGGCTCCAGCTTCCGTCTGCTCGAGCGCCTCTGGCTCGAAGACCCCGCCCTCCAGCGCATTGTCTATACCGCCATTCCCTCCTGGTACAATCGCCCCGGCTACACTGAGGCCATGGCCGACCTGATTGCCCAGGAGCTTGACAAGCTCGAAACCCCCGACCAGGCCCACATATTCTTCAGCGCCCATGGGGTGCCCGTCAGCTACGTCGAAGAAGCCGGCGACCCCTACCAGCGCGAGATCGAGCACTGCACCGAGCTGATTATGAAATCGCTCAACCGCCCCAACCCCCACACTCTGGCCTACCAGAGTCGGGTCGGGCCAGTGGAGTGGCTCCAGCCCTACACCGAAGATGCGATCGAGCAGCTGGCCGAGCAGGGGGTCAAAGATTTAGTTGTGGTGCCCATCAGCTTTGTCTCCGAGCACATCGAGACCCTGCAAGAGATCGACATTGAATACCGCGAAATTGCCGAAGAGGCCGGTATACACGGCTTTCACCGCGTTCCGGCGCTCAACACCCACCCGCGCTTTATCGCCGATATGGCCGATATGGTCACCGAGGCGCTAGAGGCTCCCCGCCAGCTTTTCTCCGATGTGGTGCAGCCCGACAAAAAAGTCAAAATTTATCCCCAGGAGCGATCGGCCTGGGGCCTCACCCCCGTTGCCGAGGTGTGGAACGGACGGCTGGCCATGGTGGGCTTTTTGGCCCTGCTGCTAGAGCTGGTCAGCGGGCGCGGCCCGCTGCATTTTGTCGGCATTCTCTAG
- a CDS encoding DUF4126 domain-containing protein — protein sequence MIITELLAILSIAAATGLRLALPLLLIGLMSGPQLWSNVPLLSHLPPALVLGVLVSWSVAELMLSKSRYSQRLFQSLELVLSPGVGALAGLGVARTLGLEGWIYPLIGLISALLALVIQLLQMGLFFRPRRPPLWSFFVVDGLCIVLAILAFDAPNQGGIIALLLLWLVIRTSYLWRHWPRRSKP from the coding sequence GTGATTATTACGGAACTACTGGCTATTTTGTCGATCGCAGCGGCGACGGGGCTGCGGCTGGCCCTGCCGCTGCTGCTGATTGGCCTGATGTCGGGCCCTCAGCTGTGGTCTAACGTGCCGCTGCTGTCACACCTGCCCCCGGCTCTGGTGCTGGGGGTGCTGGTGAGCTGGTCGGTTGCCGAGCTGATGCTGTCTAAGAGCCGCTACAGCCAGCGGTTGTTTCAGAGTTTAGAGCTGGTGCTAAGCCCCGGCGTTGGGGCGCTGGCAGGGCTGGGGGTGGCCCGCACGCTGGGGCTTGAGGGCTGGATCTACCCACTGATTGGGCTGATCAGCGCCCTGCTGGCTCTGGTGATTCAGCTGTTGCAAATGGGGCTGTTTTTTCGGCCCCGTCGCCCGCCCCTGTGGAGCTTTTTTGTGGTCGACGGCCTGTGCATCGTGCTGGCTATCCTGGCTTTTGATGCCCCCAACCAGGGGGGCATTATTGCGCTGCTGCTGCTGTGGCTGGTGATTCGCACCTCGTACCTGTGGCGGCACTGGCCACGGCGCTCCAAGCCCTGA
- a CDS encoding ATP-binding protein, producing MTFSLRNLLIIPFLLPVIGITGLVGYLSYRSGQRAVQDIAGQMMGVTGQRARESLMGYLQTPRFVAQTNVYLLEAGTLSGTDLGALESHLVQQLQLFPELTGIVVANEAGAFLNVARQSTPGAFSVRQRNVTVADDQLYRYQLHGSEQTKTLLPPVRQGYDPHRDPPDHPWYTAAQASPEGLWRLVVSLEQGETQPQLVMVRFMPFQTPEGDVGGVFSTGILLTRLGEFLRGLSPSGAGQLFVMEPDGSLVATSTGELPFDQQPRADPGQNVALPSRRLAVHQSQNSLTRAVAASLIADYGDLRNVRSPRFSHLRFGQERYFVQTTPLGEELNWLLVTVVPASEFMGDIYANTARTSLLCALALIGCTGLGIWTAEYITKPILSLQRATQALTNGLAVVPPTQPSNIQEVEALREGFDRMVGQLVSSFYALKDRENTLMTFLNGVPLALSVHSQTGQILFLNDKGKELLANGIAEADSEQLAEVYQLYRAGSTELYPTAELPVVRGLRGETAYTDDIEVAVGDRRIPLEVHTIPVVNSLGQVLYSINTFQDITERRQVERFRVDYQRELEHQVAQQMASLAASEATQKALIDAIPDLLMRLGREGRPLAIYNLESVNWLGDRSQLYEKSMYENLPGPIAQERQRCVEQALATGTIQRQEYEFVAGGQTCYEEARIIPVTQDEVLVVVRDISDRYQIDRLKDEFISIISHELRTPLTAIRGALGILESGVLHNRPQKTQQMLGMALNNTERLIRLVNDILDLERLTSGRIELNLEPCPLEELMTLAVSGVEAIALEANVTLQVTAVSATVMVAPDAVLQTLTNLLGNAIKFSEAGSKIWLTAALVAAPRAIAAPDPADEQPAWARVSVRDQGRGIPADRLEMIFERFQQVDVSDSRQRGGTGLGLAICRQIVEQHGGEIWAESQVGQGSTFFFTLPLKRS from the coding sequence ATGACGTTTTCTCTGCGCAATCTGCTCATCATTCCGTTTTTGCTGCCGGTGATCGGCATTACCGGGCTGGTGGGCTACCTCTCGTACCGCAGCGGGCAGCGGGCGGTGCAAGACATCGCCGGTCAAATGATGGGGGTGACGGGCCAGCGGGCCCGGGAAAGTCTCATGGGGTATCTACAAACGCCTCGCTTTGTTGCCCAAACCAACGTCTATCTGCTTGAGGCCGGGACGCTTAGCGGCACCGACCTAGGCGCGCTAGAAAGTCATTTGGTGCAGCAGCTCCAGCTATTTCCGGAGCTGACCGGCATTGTCGTCGCCAATGAGGCTGGCGCATTTTTAAACGTGGCTCGGCAGTCTACCCCTGGCGCTTTCTCGGTGCGGCAGCGCAACGTGACCGTGGCCGACGATCAGCTGTACCGCTACCAACTCCACGGCTCAGAACAGACCAAAACTCTGCTGCCGCCCGTCAGGCAGGGCTACGACCCCCACCGCGACCCTCCCGACCACCCCTGGTATACGGCAGCCCAGGCCAGCCCCGAGGGGCTCTGGCGGCTGGTGGTGAGCCTGGAGCAGGGCGAGACTCAGCCCCAGCTGGTGATGGTGCGGTTTATGCCCTTTCAAACCCCGGAGGGCGACGTTGGCGGTGTTTTTAGCACCGGCATTTTGCTGACGCGGCTGGGGGAATTTTTGCGGGGTCTGAGCCCGAGTGGGGCAGGGCAGCTGTTTGTGATGGAGCCCGATGGCAGCCTGGTGGCCACCTCCACTGGGGAGCTGCCCTTTGACCAGCAGCCCCGCGCTGATCCGGGGCAAAATGTGGCGCTTCCCTCCCGCCGACTGGCGGTGCACCAAAGCCAAAATTCCCTCACTCGGGCGGTGGCGGCCAGCCTAATCGCCGATTATGGCGACCTCAGGAACGTGCGATCGCCCCGTTTTTCCCACCTCCGCTTTGGCCAGGAACGCTATTTTGTGCAGACGACACCCCTGGGGGAGGAGCTGAACTGGCTTCTGGTGACGGTGGTGCCAGCCTCTGAGTTTATGGGCGATATCTATGCCAACACCGCTCGCACCAGCCTGCTGTGCGCCCTGGCTCTCATCGGCTGCACTGGCCTGGGAATTTGGACAGCGGAATACATTACTAAACCAATTTTGTCGCTACAGCGCGCTACCCAGGCGTTGACCAACGGCCTGGCCGTCGTGCCACCCACTCAGCCCAGCAATATTCAGGAAGTAGAGGCCCTGCGCGAGGGGTTTGACCGGATGGTGGGTCAGCTGGTGTCGTCGTTTTACGCCCTTAAGGATCGCGAAAATACCCTGATGACCTTTCTAAACGGGGTGCCCTTGGCCCTCAGCGTCCACAGTCAAACGGGGCAAATCCTGTTTCTCAACGACAAGGGTAAAGAGCTGTTGGCCAACGGCATTGCCGAGGCCGACTCTGAGCAGCTGGCCGAGGTCTACCAGCTCTATCGAGCTGGCAGCACCGAGCTGTATCCCACCGCTGAACTGCCGGTGGTGCGCGGCCTACGCGGCGAAACTGCCTATACCGATGATATTGAGGTGGCCGTCGGCGATCGCCGCATTCCTCTGGAGGTGCACACCATTCCGGTAGTTAACAGTCTGGGGCAGGTGCTCTACAGCATCAATACCTTCCAAGATATTACCGAGCGGCGGCAGGTGGAGCGGTTTCGGGTCGATTACCAGCGCGAGCTGGAGCATCAGGTGGCCCAGCAAATGGCCTCCCTGGCCGCCAGTGAGGCCACCCAAAAGGCGCTGATCGACGCGATTCCCGACCTGCTGATGCGTCTGGGGCGGGAGGGTCGCCCCCTGGCGATCTACAACCTGGAGTCGGTGAACTGGCTGGGCGATCGCAGCCAGCTCTACGAGAAGAGCATGTATGAGAACCTGCCCGGCCCCATCGCCCAGGAGCGGCAGCGCTGCGTCGAGCAGGCCCTGGCGACGGGCACCATTCAGCGCCAGGAGTACGAATTTGTCGCCGGGGGCCAGACCTGCTACGAAGAGGCGCGGATTATTCCGGTCACCCAGGACGAGGTGCTGGTGGTGGTGCGCGACATCAGCGATCGCTACCAGATCGACCGGCTCAAGGATGAATTTATCTCCATCATCAGCCACGAGCTGCGGACGCCCCTCACCGCTATTCGTGGAGCCCTGGGCATTTTAGAGTCGGGGGTGCTGCACAACCGCCCCCAGAAGACCCAGCAGATGCTGGGTATGGCCCTCAACAACACCGAACGCCTGATTCGGCTGGTCAACGATATTCTCGATCTAGAACGGTTGACCTCAGGCCGCATCGAACTCAATCTGGAGCCCTGCCCGCTGGAGGAGCTGATGACGCTGGCGGTCAGTGGGGTAGAGGCGATCGCCCTGGAGGCCAACGTTACCCTTCAGGTGACCGCCGTCTCGGCGACGGTGATGGTGGCCCCCGATGCCGTGCTGCAGACCCTGACCAATCTGCTGGGCAACGCGATCAAGTTTTCGGAGGCGGGCAGCAAAATTTGGCTGACGGCGGCCCTAGTTGCTGCGCCTAGGGCGATCGCCGCCCCAGACCCAGCCGACGAACAGCCCGCCTGGGCGCGGGTCTCAGTCAGAGATCAGGGGCGAGGCATCCCGGCGGATCGGCTGGAGATGATTTTTGAGCGCTTTCAGCAGGTGGATGTATCGGATTCGCGCCAGCGGGGGGGCACCGGGCTGGGGCTAGCTATCTGTAGACAGATTGTGGAGCAGCACGGCGGGGAAATCTGGGCAGAGAGCCAGGTCGGCCAGGGCAGTACATTTTTCTTTACGCTGCCGCTAAAGAGGTCATGA
- the hrcA gene encoding heat-inducible transcriptional repressor HrcA, translated as MDPAPPLSARHEQVLQATIRHYIATAEPVGSRALAQEYNLRVSPATVRNTMGLLEKYGLLYQPHTSSGRVPSDFGYRLYVDRLMSPSARVGRRVDAALSEELDWMGRSLESLLRSATQILAQISGYLALVTVPQANTVLIRHIQLVTVEGGQVLMIVLLDSLATQSVVVQLPAALGSATQAAPTELGRRDLEILSNFLTHHLRGRPLADVTTLNWGELDAEFEHYGGLLCQALGDLALRSQAAETPQLVVSGLAEVLRQPEFCDAQRIQAIVRLLEEDQSQLWPLFFTTSPRASQTLKDVDVKVWIGAENPLEPMQGCALVVSNYTRHDKSVGSVGVLGPTRMVYENAVAVVKAAADYLSTALSE; from the coding sequence ATGGATCCCGCCCCTCCCCTGAGTGCTCGCCACGAGCAGGTGCTTCAGGCCACCATCCGTCACTACATTGCCACGGCAGAACCGGTAGGATCGCGAGCCCTAGCCCAGGAGTATAACCTGCGGGTAAGTCCGGCTACGGTGCGCAACACCATGGGGCTGCTGGAGAAATACGGATTGCTGTATCAGCCCCACACCTCATCGGGGCGGGTGCCCTCTGACTTTGGCTATCGACTCTACGTCGATCGGCTGATGTCGCCTTCGGCGCGGGTAGGTCGCCGGGTGGATGCGGCGCTGTCAGAAGAACTGGACTGGATGGGCCGCAGCCTGGAATCGCTGCTGAGGTCGGCAACTCAGATTTTGGCCCAAATTAGCGGCTACCTGGCGCTGGTCACGGTGCCCCAGGCCAATACGGTGCTGATTCGCCACATTCAGCTGGTCACGGTGGAAGGCGGTCAGGTGCTGATGATTGTGCTGCTCGACTCCCTGGCGACCCAGTCGGTGGTGGTGCAGCTGCCTGCAGCGCTGGGTTCGGCGACCCAGGCGGCTCCGACGGAGCTAGGGCGGCGAGACTTAGAAATTCTCTCGAACTTTTTGACCCACCACCTGCGGGGCCGCCCTCTGGCGGATGTGACCACCCTCAACTGGGGCGAACTGGATGCTGAGTTTGAGCACTACGGGGGGCTGCTGTGCCAGGCGTTGGGAGATTTAGCGCTGCGATCGCAAGCGGCTGAAACCCCCCAGCTCGTCGTCAGCGGCCTAGCTGAGGTGCTGCGCCAGCCCGAGTTTTGTGATGCCCAGCGAATTCAGGCCATTGTGCGCCTGCTGGAGGAAGACCAGTCGCAGCTGTGGCCGCTGTTTTTTACTACCTCTCCCAGGGCTTCCCAAACCCTGAAGGATGTGGATGTCAAAGTGTGGATTGGGGCTGAAAATCCACTGGAGCCAATGCAGGGGTGCGCTCTGGTCGTGTCAAACTACACCCGCCACGATAAGTCGGTCGGCAGTGTGGGAGTGCTGGGGCCAACTCGCATGGTCTACGAAAATGCCGTGGCGGTGGTCAAGGCTGCCGCCGACTACCTATCCACTGCCCTCAGCGAATAG
- a CDS encoding 2Fe-2S iron-sulfur cluster-binding protein → MAKTVRLEPIAQETSVETNGNLLSVLLNKDLDVLKECGGRGMCATCHIYVQSGMEALTPINRREQRTLEVITSCKPNSRLACQARVVSNGVVVELPPGMYVNSLQDIEALIGRRADQDLLHPITGEVLVEQGKLITRSTMAQLESTASFKVGEFFSQSKDL, encoded by the coding sequence ATGGCTAAAACTGTTCGTCTAGAGCCCATTGCCCAAGAGACCTCCGTCGAAACCAACGGCAACCTGCTGTCGGTGTTGCTGAATAAAGATCTCGATGTGCTGAAGGAGTGCGGCGGTCGCGGCATGTGCGCCACCTGTCACATCTACGTGCAGTCGGGTATGGAGGCCCTAACCCCAATCAACCGCCGCGAGCAGCGTACCCTTGAGGTGATTACCTCCTGCAAGCCCAACTCGCGACTGGCCTGTCAGGCTCGGGTGGTCAGCAATGGCGTCGTGGTTGAGCTACCGCCGGGGATGTACGTCAATTCGCTGCAAGACATTGAAGCGCTGATTGGCCGCCGCGCCGATCAAGATCTGCTGCACCCGATCACGGGTGAGGTGCTGGTGGAGCAGGGCAAGCTGATTACCCGATCGACTATGGCTCAGCTCGAGAGCACGGCTAGTTTCAAGGTGGGCGAATTCTTTAGCCAGAGCAAGGATTTGTAG
- a CDS encoding response regulator produces MKILLVEDDPSTRELLVFHLTAARYTVEQASDGMIAQELAALWNYDLVVLDVNLPRLDGLSLCRHLRDQGVSTPILMITAQAEDEDVVTGLDAGADDYVTKPFEVSQVLARIRALLRRGARATTIPSLVWGQLCLDPTLAQVTYGGQVVPLTPKEYSLLELFLRHPQRVFSRSTILDHLWTIDDSPTEGAVTNLVKDLRNRLKRSGVVENVIQTVYGLGYRLRDLPPSLVNRDAAVAESANHSGTDEFNGSSSGVASGASVAQALPATAPKNQTLETIAARFQASIQQRLAVVEAAVRSLQAGNLPPQQQAIAQDEAHRLAGGLGTFGYDEGSTYARQIEQLLSDRPLPTAAVDRLSRCLLDLKQTLALAPRPLPPESAASLPRHRGAVLSGELELLTSLQADAASHGWHLDGANRLGELMQILAQGSAEAVVLTLDQGAPLAEKLAPLREVKHRFPQLPVLVLTCRDSLEERVQVARLQGDRYLVAPATAAQIFDTLNHLLPETQTPESRVMVVDNDPITRSAIAELLTPWGLQVTGLGDPSQFWEVLRQVQPDLLLLALEMPTFSGIDLCQVVRQDSRFGNLPILMVAAHPDNVTVHQVFEMGADDLIGKPIVGPELVTRVLSRIERSRLRQQIEQMRHHQALYWAQQETVDPLTQVANGLHFDAFLRQQWERHCQDQAPISLILCSPDSLRPYYQIYGQQAGDAALRRIARTLYRTINPNIDLVARCGDDEFAIVLPNTNLDGALRVVSRMQQAVTDLKIPRPTAASGDYISLSLGIGGTTPTGSLCSDLLLKTADQALKDAQARGGNTFCLYPMC; encoded by the coding sequence ATGAAGATTTTACTTGTTGAGGATGACCCCTCTACCCGAGAGCTTTTAGTCTTTCACCTGACTGCGGCGCGCTACACCGTAGAGCAGGCGAGCGACGGCATGATTGCCCAGGAGCTGGCCGCCCTGTGGAACTACGACTTGGTGGTGCTGGATGTCAACCTTCCTCGGCTCGATGGTCTGAGCCTGTGCCGTCACCTGCGGGATCAGGGGGTCTCTACCCCGATCTTAATGATCACCGCCCAGGCCGAAGACGAGGATGTGGTAACCGGGCTCGATGCCGGAGCCGACGACTACGTGACCAAACCCTTTGAGGTGTCCCAGGTGCTGGCCCGCATTCGCGCCCTGCTGCGGCGCGGGGCCAGGGCAACGACCATTCCATCGCTGGTCTGGGGGCAGCTCTGCCTTGACCCCACCCTGGCCCAGGTGACCTATGGCGGCCAGGTGGTACCGTTGACGCCGAAGGAATACAGCCTGCTAGAGCTGTTTTTGCGCCATCCCCAGCGGGTGTTTAGCCGCAGCACCATTCTCGACCACCTGTGGACAATTGACGATTCGCCCACCGAGGGGGCGGTCACCAACCTGGTCAAAGACCTGCGCAACCGCCTCAAGCGCAGCGGTGTAGTTGAAAATGTGATTCAGACGGTGTATGGCCTGGGCTACCGTCTCCGCGATTTACCCCCTAGCTTAGTCAACCGGGACGCTGCCGTCGCCGAGTCGGCCAACCACAGCGGCACCGATGAATTTAATGGATCGAGCAGCGGTGTCGCCAGCGGTGCATCGGTGGCTCAGGCATTACCCGCTACCGCACCTAAGAACCAGACGCTAGAGACGATCGCAGCTCGGTTTCAGGCGTCGATTCAACAGCGGCTGGCGGTGGTGGAAGCGGCGGTGCGATCGCTTCAGGCGGGCAATTTACCCCCGCAGCAGCAGGCGATTGCCCAGGATGAAGCCCATCGCCTGGCCGGCGGGCTCGGCACCTTTGGCTACGACGAAGGCTCAACCTACGCCCGCCAGATTGAGCAGTTGCTGAGCGATCGTCCGCTGCCAACAGCGGCAGTAGATCGGCTCTCGCGCTGTCTGCTTGACCTCAAGCAAACCCTGGCCCTGGCCCCCAGACCGCTGCCGCCAGAGTCGGCTGCCTCCCTGCCTCGCCACCGGGGAGCGGTGCTGTCGGGGGAGCTCGAGCTGCTCACCAGTCTCCAGGCCGATGCCGCTAGCCACGGTTGGCACCTCGACGGTGCCAACCGTCTGGGTGAGCTGATGCAGATCTTGGCCCAGGGCAGCGCTGAGGCAGTGGTGCTCACCCTCGACCAGGGCGCTCCCCTGGCCGAGAAACTGGCACCCCTGCGGGAGGTGAAGCACCGATTCCCCCAGCTGCCGGTGCTGGTGTTGACCTGTCGCGACAGCTTAGAAGAACGGGTGCAGGTGGCCCGGCTCCAGGGCGATCGCTACCTGGTAGCCCCGGCCACCGCCGCCCAGATTTTCGATACCCTAAACCATCTCCTGCCCGAAACCCAGACCCCCGAATCGCGGGTTATGGTGGTTGACAATGACCCGATCACCCGCAGCGCCATTGCCGAGCTGCTCACCCCCTGGGGCTTGCAGGTCACAGGGCTAGGCGACCCCAGCCAATTTTGGGAAGTGCTGCGCCAGGTGCAGCCCGATCTGCTGCTGCTGGCGCTTGAGATGCCCACCTTTAGCGGCATAGACCTGTGTCAGGTGGTGCGTCAGGACTCACGGTTTGGCAACCTGCCCATCCTGATGGTCGCCGCTCACCCCGACAACGTCACCGTCCACCAGGTCTTTGAGATGGGAGCCGACGATCTGATCGGCAAGCCCATTGTGGGGCCAGAGCTGGTCACGCGGGTGCTGAGTCGGATCGAGCGATCGCGGCTGCGCCAGCAGATCGAGCAAATGCGCCACCACCAGGCCCTCTATTGGGCACAGCAGGAGACCGTAGACCCCCTCACCCAGGTGGCCAATGGTCTGCACTTCGACGCCTTTTTGCGGCAGCAGTGGGAGCGCCACTGCCAAGATCAGGCCCCGATCTCGCTGATTTTGTGCAGTCCTGACAGCCTGCGCCCCTACTATCAGATCTACGGTCAGCAGGCAGGTGACGCCGCCCTGCGCCGCATTGCTCGCACCCTGTACCGCACCATCAACCCCAACATCGATCTGGTGGCCCGCTGCGGCGACGACGAATTTGCCATTGTGCTGCCCAACACCAACCTGGATGGAGCCCTGCGGGTAGTCTCACGCATGCAGCAAGCCGTTACCGACCTCAAAATACCCCGGCCCACCGCCGCCTCGGGTGACTACATTAGCCTCAGCTTAGGCATCGGCGGCACCACGCCCACCGGCAGTCTTTGCAGCGATCTGCTCTTAAAAACCGCCGACCAGGCCCTAAAGGACGCGCAGGCTCGCGGCGGCAACACATTTTGCCTGTACCCAATGTGCTGA
- a CDS encoding LysR family transcriptional regulator — protein MSDLPFTLDQLRILKAIAAEGSFKRAADSLYVSQPAVSLQVQNLERQLDVPLFDRGGRRAQLTEAGHLLLSYGDRILSLCQETCRAIEDLQNLQGGTLIIGASQTTGTYLLPRMIGLFRQKYADVAVQLHVHSTRRTAWSVANGQVDLAIIGGELPPELQDSLERVPYAEDELALIMPMYHPLTSQAVIQREDLYKLHFIALDSQSTIRKVIDQVLTRCGIETRRLKIEMELNSIEAIKTAVQSGLGVAFVSNSAIEKELQMGMLHRAKIDSVVVNRTLSVIFNPNRYRSKAAAAFTTEILPHFTNLPLNIKPVGAEKAAADKNGAKPASPPPEPLNLSP, from the coding sequence ATGTCTGACCTTCCCTTTACCCTCGATCAGCTGCGTATTCTCAAGGCCATTGCAGCGGAGGGCAGCTTCAAACGAGCGGCAGATAGTCTGTATGTGTCTCAGCCGGCGGTCAGCTTGCAGGTGCAAAACCTAGAGCGCCAGCTCGACGTGCCGCTGTTTGATCGGGGGGGGCGACGGGCACAGCTCACCGAGGCGGGACATTTGCTGCTGAGCTACGGCGATCGCATTCTCAGTCTGTGTCAAGAGACCTGCCGCGCCATTGAAGATCTGCAAAATTTGCAGGGGGGCACTCTAATCATTGGCGCTAGTCAAACCACTGGCACGTACCTACTCCCCCGCATGATCGGCCTCTTTCGCCAAAAGTACGCCGATGTGGCGGTGCAGCTCCATGTGCACTCCACCCGTCGCACCGCCTGGAGTGTGGCCAATGGCCAGGTTGATCTGGCCATTATCGGAGGCGAGCTTCCTCCCGAACTGCAAGACTCTTTAGAAAGAGTGCCCTACGCCGAAGACGAACTCGCACTGATTATGCCCATGTATCACCCGCTGACCAGTCAGGCGGTGATTCAGCGGGAAGATCTCTACAAGCTGCACTTCATTGCCCTCGACTCACAGTCCACCATTCGCAAGGTGATTGACCAGGTGCTGACCCGCTGCGGCATTGAGACCCGCCGCCTCAAGATCGAGATGGAACTCAACTCCATTGAGGCGATTAAAACCGCTGTGCAGTCGGGCCTGGGGGTGGCCTTTGTGTCTAACTCAGCGATCGAAAAAGAATTGCAGATGGGAATGCTGCACCGAGCTAAGATCGACTCGGTAGTGGTGAACCGCACTCTGTCGGTGATTTTTAACCCCAACCGCTATCGGTCTAAGGCCGCTGCGGCCTTTACCACCGAGATTTTGCCCCACTTTACCAACCTGCCCCTCAACATTAAACCCGTGGGTGCCGAAAAAGCTGCGGCAGACAAGAACGGTGCTAAACCCGCCAGCCCACCGCCAGAACCCCTGAACCTCAGCCCCTAG
- a CDS encoding site-specific integrase → MASSDALDRAIAALNTRLKAARLGLQVERRGDRLSLRGTLPPRPDSTKTRPHQQRIPLRLPATPGGLKQIEREAKVIAAQLIERRFSWANYLAPAAEDQPETVPLAERVAQFETHLMAQPGVDVAAMASRKTTWDKAYAPYLKKLVAHGKEHPRQPLETAIVTVLEEFSPHSRSRQVALTALKAFADFQGLTLPDGFEKLAGTYGNSKTARRHLPSDEVVVEWCDRIPNPAWRYVYGVMATYGLRNHEVFFCDYRELRQGNPDGRITVLETTKTGLHDVWPFYPEWIERFGLRQGTLPPINTDLTSTTLQRIGQQVAIQFKRYGVPFSPYDLRHAWAVRTIHFGLPDTVAARMMGHSVAIHNRTYHRWITHRDQQAAVQAALQRGTWSAPL, encoded by the coding sequence ATGGCTTCCTCCGATGCTTTAGATAGGGCGATCGCAGCGCTCAATACCCGCCTCAAGGCCGCCCGTCTGGGCCTACAGGTGGAGCGACGGGGCGATCGCCTCAGCCTGCGGGGCACCCTGCCCCCCCGCCCGGACAGCACCAAAACCCGGCCCCACCAGCAGCGCATTCCTCTCAGGCTGCCCGCCACCCCCGGCGGGCTGAAGCAGATCGAGCGCGAGGCCAAGGTCATTGCCGCCCAGCTGATCGAGCGCCGCTTTAGCTGGGCCAACTACCTGGCTCCAGCGGCAGAAGATCAGCCCGAGACCGTGCCGCTGGCTGAGCGGGTGGCCCAGTTTGAAACCCACCTGATGGCGCAACCCGGCGTCGATGTCGCCGCTATGGCCTCGCGCAAAACCACCTGGGACAAAGCCTACGCCCCCTACCTCAAAAAGCTGGTGGCCCATGGGAAAGAGCACCCCCGACAGCCCCTCGAAACGGCCATTGTGACTGTGCTGGAGGAGTTTTCGCCCCACTCCCGCAGCCGTCAAGTCGCGTTGACAGCCCTCAAAGCCTTTGCGGATTTTCAGGGGCTAACGCTGCCCGACGGGTTTGAGAAACTGGCCGGTACCTACGGCAACAGCAAGACCGCTCGCCGCCACCTGCCCTCCGATGAGGTGGTTGTGGAATGGTGCGATCGCATCCCCAACCCGGCCTGGCGCTACGTGTACGGCGTCATGGCGACCTACGGCCTGCGCAACCACGAAGTCTTTTTCTGCGACTACAGGGAGCTGCGCCAGGGGAACCCAGACGGCCGGATTACAGTGCTCGAAACCACCAAAACTGGCCTCCACGACGTGTGGCCCTTTTACCCCGAGTGGATCGAGCGCTTTGGGCTGCGCCAGGGCACTCTGCCACCCATCAACACCGACTTGACCAGCACGACCCTCCAGCGGATTGGTCAGCAGGTGGCGATTCAATTTAAGCGCTACGGGGTGCCCTTTTCGCCCTACGACCTGCGCCACGCCTGGGCGGTGCGCACCATTCACTTTGGGCTGCCCGACACCGTGGCAGCCCGGATGATGGGGCACTCGGTCGCCATTCACAACCGCACCTACCACCGCTGGATCACCCACCGCGACCAGCAAGCGGCGGTGCAGGCAGCCCTCCAGCGAGGCACCTGGTCGGCCCCGCTGTGA